One genomic region from Halorussus rarus encodes:
- a CDS encoding FxsA family protein, with the protein MLKRALIALLLIPLLDALFLVVVASQLGAVLTVALVVLTALVGTLFVRAEGRHTVRRLQGTLAEGEVPADELTDGALLIAAGAFLLTPGLVTDAVGFLLAFPPSRILVREAVQKWVVKPYVEKKTGGFASGNVYTFGFPNAEDVGASGSSTGAGGPGTGGSANRADGSDDTYRVDDDSYDIEFEDDEEK; encoded by the coding sequence ATGCTCAAACGCGCACTGATCGCACTCCTGCTCATCCCGCTGCTGGACGCGCTGTTCCTCGTCGTCGTGGCGTCGCAACTCGGCGCGGTCCTCACGGTCGCGCTGGTCGTCCTGACCGCGCTGGTCGGGACGCTGTTCGTCCGGGCCGAGGGCCGCCACACCGTCCGGCGCCTCCAGGGGACCCTCGCCGAGGGCGAGGTCCCGGCCGACGAACTGACCGACGGCGCGCTGCTCATCGCCGCGGGCGCGTTCCTGCTCACGCCCGGCCTGGTCACCGACGCCGTCGGGTTCCTGCTGGCGTTCCCGCCCTCGCGCATTCTCGTGCGCGAAGCGGTCCAGAAGTGGGTCGTCAAGCCCTACGTCGAGAAGAAGACCGGCGGGTTCGCCTCCGGCAACGTCTACACCTTCGGGTTCCCCAACGCCGAGGACGTCGGCGCGAGCGGGTCGAGCACCGGCGCGGGCGGACCCGGTACGGGCGGAAGCGCGAACCGGGCCGACGGATCCGACGACACCTATCGGGTAGACGACGACTCCTACGACATCGAGTTCGAGGACGACGAGGAGAAGTAG
- a CDS encoding threonyl-tRNA synthetase editing domain-containing protein: MRLLLVHADRFAFEAGAPAGDGPAATDEAPNEGRLADCVVAFVTVERADIDDPDSVVANAAAELRDATERLNTRKAALYPSAHLSGVPAAPDDAEAVLRDLAAELDADREILRAPLSSHSAFELARKGHPYATRSLRVIPGSADSGEETDRTPSEWRLAFPGGDAVTLPGDDPLGALDDEDADRVSDGLRNLVAREVGGGVDGGTSDETAAEAERPTFADLVRDQRLASDGRPADDAPAKAESLRWLPRGKLVRDALTAYAAELAADVGAMPVETTPAESLGARTPPAEAESSDEHRPRGGLSDSVTSTRCAACAEHSSLLEDAELEASDLPVGLSELAAGSPPVEGERGSTDLSCSPKSVVPVVHTATADLAQAKERLVAQAEDALRAGEDLGPACAPVIRTTRAFSDDNEAWMQSLVDELGAPALVELRPERRSDREASVDFVTLDGPGRPVELGRVELDVESAERFGVTYGAGEETRYPPILHFSPFGSVEDALAALLETAAEREVPRLPTWLSPAQVRFVPVEESHVEHCDALAADLEAGGIRAEVDDREEAVGERLSRAADDWVPYCAVVGDRETERDAETLKVTVRGEGAERELTPAELEEAVLADIDDGPRVALSLPTRLGRRPDLSDR; this comes from the coding sequence ATGCGACTCCTGCTGGTCCACGCCGACCGCTTCGCGTTCGAGGCCGGCGCGCCGGCCGGCGACGGACCCGCCGCGACCGACGAAGCGCCGAACGAGGGGCGGCTGGCGGACTGCGTGGTCGCGTTCGTTACCGTCGAGCGCGCGGACATCGACGACCCCGACTCGGTAGTCGCGAACGCCGCCGCCGAACTCCGGGACGCGACCGAACGACTTAACACCCGGAAGGCGGCCCTCTACCCCTCCGCCCACCTGAGCGGCGTCCCCGCCGCCCCGGACGACGCCGAGGCCGTGCTCCGGGACCTCGCGGCCGAACTCGACGCCGACCGCGAGATTCTTCGGGCGCCGCTGAGTTCGCATTCCGCGTTCGAGCTCGCCCGCAAAGGCCACCCCTACGCGACCCGGTCCCTTCGCGTGATCCCCGGGAGCGCCGACAGCGGAGAGGAGACCGACCGGACCCCGAGCGAGTGGCGGCTGGCGTTCCCCGGCGGCGACGCGGTGACGCTCCCCGGGGACGACCCGTTGGGCGCGCTCGACGACGAGGACGCCGACCGCGTGAGCGACGGCCTTCGCAACCTCGTCGCCCGCGAAGTCGGCGGCGGAGTCGACGGCGGAACGTCGGACGAGACCGCCGCAGAGGCCGAACGACCGACGTTCGCCGACCTCGTGCGCGACCAGCGACTGGCGAGCGACGGCCGACCCGCGGACGACGCCCCCGCGAAGGCGGAGTCCCTCCGATGGCTCCCCCGGGGGAAACTCGTTCGCGACGCATTGACGGCGTACGCGGCCGAACTCGCGGCCGACGTCGGCGCGATGCCGGTCGAGACGACGCCCGCGGAAAGTCTCGGCGCGCGGACTCCCCCGGCAGAAGCCGAGTCGTCCGACGAGCACCGCCCTCGCGGCGGACTTTCCGACTCCGTGACGTCGACACGATGTGCGGCCTGCGCCGAGCACTCCTCTCTCCTAGAGGACGCCGAGCTCGAAGCGTCGGACCTCCCGGTCGGACTCTCCGAACTGGCCGCCGGTTCACCCCCGGTCGAGGGTGAGCGCGGGTCGACGGACCTGTCGTGTTCCCCGAAGTCCGTCGTCCCCGTCGTTCACACCGCGACCGCAGACCTGGCGCAGGCGAAGGAGCGACTCGTCGCGCAGGCCGAGGACGCGCTCCGGGCCGGCGAGGACCTCGGCCCGGCCTGCGCGCCCGTGATCCGGACGACCCGGGCGTTCTCCGACGATAACGAGGCGTGGATGCAGTCGCTGGTCGACGAACTCGGCGCGCCCGCGCTGGTCGAACTCCGGCCCGAGCGCCGGAGCGACCGGGAAGCCAGTGTCGACTTCGTGACCCTGGACGGACCCGGTCGACCGGTCGAACTCGGTCGCGTCGAGCTCGACGTCGAGAGCGCCGAGCGGTTCGGGGTCACCTACGGGGCCGGCGAGGAAACCCGGTATCCGCCGATTCTGCACTTCTCGCCGTTCGGGAGCGTCGAGGACGCGCTCGCCGCGCTCCTGGAGACAGCGGCCGAGCGCGAGGTGCCCCGCCTCCCGACGTGGCTCTCGCCCGCGCAGGTCCGTTTCGTCCCGGTCGAAGAGAGCCACGTCGAGCACTGCGACGCGCTGGCGGCGGACCTCGAAGCCGGGGGTATCCGCGCGGAGGTCGACGACCGCGAGGAGGCGGTCGGCGAGCGCCTGTCCCGGGCCGCGGACGACTGGGTGCCGTACTGCGCGGTCGTGGGCGACCGCGAGACCGAGCGCGACGCCGAGACGCTCAAGGTGACCGTCCGCGGCGAGGGAGCCGAACGCGAGCTGACGCCCGCCGAACTAGAGGAGGCAGTTCTCGCCGACATCGACGACGGGCCGAGGGTGGCGCTTTCGCTGCCGACGCGACTCGGCAGGCGTCCCGACCTCTCGGACCGATAA
- the arcD gene encoding arginine/ornithine antiporter ArcD — MASLDFEPLTYGELSPERRPTPAQALVPVLGVVVFLGIGSGYLKLAPHGPLLWSIVLTGLVGYYWMGLSWDELYEGIADSLLMGLQAILILFTIYALIATWVSAGTIPGLMYYGLTVLTPEVFLPATAILAAIVAFSIGSSWTTAGTLGVAFVGIGSGLGIPAPMTAGAILSGAYAGDKQSPLSDTTNLAAAVTNTDLYDHIRAMRTGTAIALGVALVLYAVLGLRAGGAIPEGRVVEIQTALAGTYDLSALVFLPLVVTFGLALYGYPALPSLVAGVFAGVFTTIAVQGVGFTAAWDVFLNGTAPETGTQLVNDLLAAGGVSGSAWTISVVVAALSLGGLLEGTGVLAVLAHYLAQSIRSATGLVVGSGVSAILVNVFSAQQYMAIVIPGMTLRNLYDEYDLESSDLSRAVEAAGTPTGALIPWHAGAVYMSSVFGVATLEYFPYYFFAFLSPAVLFAMALAGVATTPRETEESTASSAGD; from the coding sequence ATGGCTTCGCTGGACTTCGAACCGCTGACGTACGGAGAGCTGTCGCCCGAGCGACGACCGACGCCGGCCCAGGCGCTCGTACCCGTGCTCGGCGTCGTCGTCTTCCTCGGAATCGGGTCGGGGTACCTCAAGCTCGCGCCCCACGGCCCGCTGCTCTGGAGCATCGTGCTGACCGGGCTGGTCGGCTACTACTGGATGGGGCTGTCGTGGGATGAGCTCTACGAGGGCATCGCCGACAGCCTGCTGATGGGCCTGCAGGCGATCCTCATCCTGTTCACCATCTACGCGCTCATCGCCACCTGGGTCAGCGCCGGGACGATTCCCGGGCTGATGTACTACGGGCTGACCGTGCTCACCCCGGAGGTGTTCCTGCCCGCGACGGCCATCCTCGCGGCCATCGTCGCGTTCTCCATCGGATCGTCGTGGACCACCGCCGGCACGCTCGGGGTGGCGTTCGTCGGCATCGGGTCGGGGCTCGGCATCCCGGCGCCGATGACCGCCGGGGCCATCCTGAGCGGAGCGTACGCCGGCGACAAGCAGTCGCCGCTGTCGGACACGACCAACCTCGCGGCCGCGGTCACCAACACCGACCTCTACGACCACATCCGGGCGATGCGGACCGGCACCGCCATCGCGCTCGGCGTCGCGCTGGTCCTGTACGCCGTCCTCGGCCTCCGGGCGGGCGGCGCGATTCCGGAGGGCCGCGTCGTCGAGATCCAGACCGCGCTGGCCGGCACCTACGACCTCTCTGCGCTCGTCTTCCTCCCGCTGGTGGTCACCTTCGGCCTCGCGCTCTACGGCTACCCAGCGCTCCCGTCGCTGGTCGCCGGGGTGTTCGCTGGCGTGTTCACCACCATCGCGGTCCAGGGCGTCGGCTTCACCGCGGCCTGGGACGTGTTCCTCAACGGGACCGCCCCGGAGACCGGCACCCAGCTCGTCAACGACCTGCTGGCCGCCGGCGGCGTCTCGGGGTCGGCCTGGACCATCTCGGTCGTCGTCGCCGCGCTCTCGCTGGGCGGCCTGCTCGAGGGGACGGGCGTGCTCGCGGTGCTGGCTCACTACCTCGCCCAGTCCATCCGGAGCGCGACCGGCCTCGTCGTCGGCTCGGGCGTCTCGGCCATCCTGGTCAACGTGTTCAGCGCCCAGCAGTACATGGCCATCGTGATCCCGGGGATGACCCTCCGGAACCTCTACGACGAGTACGACCTCGAGAGCAGCGACCTCTCGCGGGCCGTCGAGGCCGCGGGCACCCCGACCGGCGCGCTCATCCCGTGGCACGCCGGGGCGGTCTACATGTCCAGCGTCTTCGGCGTGGCGACCCTGGAGTACTTCCCGTACTACTTCTTCGCGTTCCTCTCGCCGGCCGTGCTGTTCGCCATGGCGCTGGCCGGCGTGGCCACGACCCCGCGAGAGACCGAGGAGTCGACCGCCTCGTCTGCCGGCGACTGA
- a CDS encoding FG-GAP-like repeat-containing protein, with protein sequence MASAGDFNGDGATDVVVGAPGRGTNNTGGAYLFYGPVTAENISLSDADLTLTGESTGDYAGWSVDGGDVDGDGYADLVVGAPYNDEAGRNAGAAYVVFGREDANGTVSLGEAGTKLVGGADGSEAGFDVSARDVDSADAPGLLVGAPATRTDARRGAAHLLAGEALSNRSTVSLPAAAQGSNATQARFVGGAADDRAGWSVAWAGDVDDDGTAEIAVGAPYHNASDDPRAGAVYLADADASGRQNLTQSEATFLGGSAHDNAGFAVGSADDANGDGVADLLVGAPSNDTSGRNAGAAYVVYGGASLNGTLTADRADVAVFGEAAGDRLGWSVASAGDVDCDGDDDVVAGAPTNDDTGAAYLVYGRGTDGGAVATKLTGGGAGDFAGASVAGLGRGDDGSDVLVGAPGSDIGRTDSGAVYLVRPQRGCGADGDGGGAGGTRTAAGNSSTASPDSRDDGSDGGLPSLEFADGDESSGDATGAAVRLVSNEGASGAAGSPEQRASGDDRSSSARSDGDRSEGAPTDPEDGTPDRGDSGSGSDDGDSGPENGDSGPDGGDSNPDDGNSDDGNSSPDDGGEDGNSGDGGDDRTDREPDQRQGIHVYQNQCQRQTGDGQRQGQSQGVRGGQTQSDGSVSIRWQFQRIHVQQTQCQYQGDGHDNAQRQRQQLRIRFAQQQGGDDEQSQRQDVESRQNQTQRRSGSEQVQTQVQWFSVTFVQVQPVNDAVDQLQSQYLDVDQNQEQSQGDGYDQSQTQFQVVQIVYQGQTQTYGGAQGQAQNQSVEASQRQHQEQTNVSQNQTQNQSVDLRQNQTQNQTDPNASQTQNQSIDVDQGQNQTQGDEGPSQSQRQNQSVDADQNQTEAGGPNQTQTQNQTAELNQSQTQNQSLTGGDANESSEVVADQNQTQRQYGENNTQRQNESIAVDQNQTQSQTEANVTTTVSAETEDGTRNASASNATDAAGNTTTRASENLTTTSTNETTTSTNATATTADENTTTRTADSATAGTETAAEAETVAEEETTATTEAGSADGEPTATTDAASDEETTEAESVDEEEPTESPTEEDADEETPAGQESDDETPEPTTEKTDEQTANEEGTEESTTEDESDDEEPTTDEDPDEESTDEAQTQEGEKADEDEATEAEEKDGEDEATEDDEPTDEDENAEEGEPTEDDEPTDEDDKEEADETTTADESSAADEPAAEGGESTTTAAESVAVAVGPHDSLVA encoded by the coding sequence GTGGCCTCGGCGGGCGACTTCAACGGCGACGGCGCCACCGACGTCGTCGTCGGCGCGCCGGGCCGCGGCACCAACAACACCGGCGGGGCGTACCTCTTCTACGGGCCGGTCACCGCCGAGAACATCTCGCTCTCGGACGCCGACCTGACGCTGACGGGCGAGTCGACCGGCGACTACGCCGGCTGGTCGGTCGACGGCGGCGACGTCGACGGCGACGGCTACGCGGACCTCGTCGTCGGGGCGCCCTACAACGACGAGGCCGGCCGGAACGCCGGCGCGGCCTACGTCGTCTTCGGCAGGGAGGACGCGAACGGCACCGTCTCGCTCGGCGAGGCGGGAACGAAACTGGTCGGCGGGGCCGACGGGAGCGAGGCCGGCTTCGACGTTAGCGCGCGCGACGTCGACTCGGCCGACGCTCCGGGGCTACTGGTCGGCGCGCCGGCGACTCGGACCGACGCACGGCGGGGCGCCGCGCACCTCCTCGCCGGCGAGGCGCTCTCGAACCGGTCGACGGTGTCGCTCCCCGCCGCGGCACAGGGGTCGAACGCGACGCAAGCGCGGTTCGTCGGCGGCGCGGCCGACGACCGCGCCGGCTGGTCGGTCGCGTGGGCGGGCGACGTCGACGACGACGGCACCGCCGAAATCGCGGTCGGAGCGCCGTATCACAACGCGAGCGACGACCCGCGCGCCGGGGCGGTGTACCTCGCCGACGCGGACGCCTCTGGGCGTCAGAACCTCACCCAGTCCGAGGCCACGTTCCTCGGCGGGTCGGCCCACGACAACGCCGGCTTCGCCGTCGGGAGCGCCGACGACGCCAACGGCGACGGCGTCGCCGACCTGCTCGTCGGCGCACCCTCGAACGACACCTCCGGACGGAACGCGGGCGCCGCGTACGTCGTGTACGGCGGGGCGTCGCTGAACGGGACGCTGACCGCGGACCGGGCCGACGTGGCGGTGTTCGGCGAGGCGGCGGGCGACCGACTCGGGTGGTCGGTAGCGTCGGCCGGCGACGTCGACTGCGACGGCGACGACGACGTGGTCGCCGGCGCGCCGACCAACGACGACACCGGGGCGGCGTACCTCGTCTACGGTCGGGGAACCGACGGCGGCGCGGTGGCCACGAAGCTCACCGGCGGCGGGGCGGGCGACTTCGCGGGCGCGAGCGTCGCCGGGCTCGGACGCGGCGACGACGGGAGCGACGTCCTGGTCGGCGCGCCCGGCAGCGACATCGGTCGCACCGACAGCGGCGCGGTGTACCTCGTGCGACCCCAGCGCGGGTGCGGGGCAGACGGTGACGGCGGTGGCGCGGGGGGCACTCGGACGGCAGCAGGCAACAGCAGTACCGCCAGTCCGGACTCCCGCGACGACGGGAGCGACGGCGGACTCCCCTCCCTGGAGTTCGCCGACGGTGACGAGTCGAGCGGCGACGCGACCGGCGCCGCCGTCCGGCTGGTCTCGAACGAGGGGGCTTCCGGCGCTGCGGGGAGCCCCGAGCAGCGAGCGTCCGGCGACGACAGGTCCAGCAGCGCTCGGTCCGACGGAGACCGGTCTGAGGGGGCTCCGACCGACCCGGAAGACGGGACGCCCGACAGAGGGGACAGTGGTTCCGGTTCCGACGATGGAGATTCGGGCCCCGAGAATGGCGACTCCGGCCCCGACGGTGGCGACTCCAATCCCGACGACGGAAACTCCGACGACGGGAACTCGAGCCCCGACGACGGCGGAGAGGACGGGAACTCGGGCGACGGCGGGGACGACCGGACCGACCGGGAGCCCGACCAGCGCCAGGGCATCCACGTCTACCAGAACCAGTGCCAGCGCCAGACCGGCGACGGGCAGCGCCAAGGCCAGTCACAGGGCGTCCGGGGCGGCCAGACCCAGTCGGACGGGAGCGTCAGCATCCGGTGGCAGTTCCAGCGGATCCACGTCCAGCAGACCCAGTGCCAGTACCAGGGCGACGGCCACGACAACGCCCAGCGTCAGCGCCAGCAGCTGCGGATACGGTTCGCCCAGCAGCAGGGCGGTGACGACGAGCAGTCCCAGCGCCAGGACGTCGAGAGCCGCCAGAACCAGACGCAACGCCGGTCCGGGTCCGAGCAGGTCCAGACCCAGGTGCAGTGGTTCAGCGTGACCTTCGTCCAGGTCCAGCCGGTGAACGACGCCGTCGACCAGTTGCAGTCCCAGTACCTCGACGTCGACCAGAACCAGGAGCAGTCCCAGGGCGACGGCTACGACCAGAGCCAGACGCAGTTCCAGGTCGTCCAGATCGTCTACCAGGGCCAGACCCAGACGTACGGGGGCGCCCAGGGACAGGCCCAGAACCAGTCGGTCGAGGCGAGCCAGCGCCAGCACCAGGAGCAGACCAACGTCTCGCAGAACCAGACCCAGAACCAGAGCGTCGACCTCCGACAGAACCAGACCCAGAACCAGACCGACCCGAACGCGAGCCAGACCCAGAACCAGAGCATCGACGTCGACCAGGGCCAGAATCAGACGCAGGGCGACGAGGGGCCGAGCCAGTCCCAGCGCCAGAACCAGTCGGTCGACGCCGACCAGAACCAGACCGAGGCCGGCGGCCCGAACCAGACGCAGACCCAGAACCAGACCGCCGAGCTGAACCAGAGCCAGACCCAGAACCAATCGCTGACCGGCGGGGACGCGAACGAGAGCAGCGAGGTGGTCGCCGACCAGAACCAGACCCAGCGCCAGTACGGCGAGAACAACACGCAGCGACAGAACGAGTCGATCGCCGTCGACCAGAACCAGACCCAGTCGCAGACCGAGGCCAACGTCACTACAACCGTCTCGGCGGAAACCGAGGACGGGACCCGGAACGCGTCGGCGTCGAACGCGACCGACGCGGCGGGGAATACCACCACGCGCGCGAGCGAGAACCTGACCACCACGTCGACCAACGAAACCACTACATCGACAAACGCGACCGCCACGACGGCGGACGAGAACACGACGACGCGGACGGCCGACTCCGCGACTGCGGGAACCGAGACGGCCGCCGAGGCGGAAACTGTCGCCGAAGAGGAGACGACTGCGACGACCGAAGCGGGGTCGGCCGACGGTGAGCCGACTGCGACCACCGATGCGGCGTCTGACGAGGAGACGACCGAAGCGGAATCGGTCGACGAGGAAGAGCCGACCGAGTCTCCCACCGAGGAGGACGCCGACGAGGAGACGCCGGCCGGGCAGGAGTCGGACGACGAGACGCCGGAACCGACGACCGAGAAGACCGACGAGCAAACGGCGAACGAAGAGGGAACCGAGGAGTCGACGACAGAAGACGAATCGGACGACGAGGAGCCGACGACCGATGAGGACCCCGACGAGGAATCGACCGACGAGGCCCAGACGCAAGAGGGTGAGAAAGCCGATGAGGATGAGGCGACCGAAGCGGAGGAGAAAGACGGCGAAGACGAGGCGACCGAGGACGACGAGCCGACCGACGAAGACGAGAATGCTGAAGAGGGCGAGCCGACCGAGGACGACGAGCCGACCGACGAAGACGACAAAGAGGAAGCGGACGAGACGACTACGGCGGACGAGTCGTCCGCTGCGGACGAACCGGCCGCCGAAGGTGGCGAAAGCACGACGACCGCCGCGGAGAGCGTCGCCGTCGCGGTCGGTCCACACGACTCGCTCGTAGCGTGA
- a CDS encoding CAP domain-containing protein has translation MVRDTSVNSESEASLSRRGYLRATGLLAGGIGLGAVAERTAALAPAVTVDAGSAAVNHTWQTVGLSGSSTDPVVLSSGLSYRGPQPASPRLRDVGSDAFDLRVEEWGYLDGAHREETVGYLATEPGEYALADGTALETGRVRTDHRWESVAFSASFSSAPVVFSQSQTVAGGQPVVTRHSDVSASGLSVRLQEAEAQGPHRVEDVGYLAVEPGSGTLDGRAYEAGTRSGVGDAWTTIEFGDSYADPVLLVDVQTFRGSNTCSVRYRNLTGSSVDVKVQEERSADAETAHLGERVGYLVVEGVAEREGDDGEAVDEETPLSELDRNRVERLVHEYINERRTDHGLGTLDFDTDLREIARYHSRDMAENDYFSHTSPSGESRSDRYETFGYDCRAYITDTRYYTGGENIAYTYYDTDVRTDDGTIHHDNADELAAGIVSQWMNSEGHRENILTAGWNKEGIGLYITSEGKVYATQNFC, from the coding sequence ATGGTCCGCGACACGAGCGTCAACTCCGAATCAGAGGCATCACTGAGCAGACGCGGCTATCTCCGGGCGACTGGACTGCTCGCCGGCGGCATCGGCCTCGGCGCAGTCGCCGAGCGAACGGCGGCACTGGCCCCCGCCGTCACGGTCGACGCGGGGTCGGCCGCGGTCAACCACACCTGGCAGACGGTGGGGCTGTCCGGGTCGTCGACCGACCCGGTCGTCCTCTCGTCGGGGCTGAGCTACCGGGGCCCCCAGCCCGCGTCCCCCCGCCTCCGCGACGTCGGGAGCGACGCGTTCGACCTCCGGGTCGAGGAGTGGGGGTACCTCGACGGCGCCCACCGCGAGGAGACGGTCGGCTACCTCGCCACCGAACCCGGCGAGTACGCCCTCGCGGACGGCACCGCCCTCGAAACCGGCCGGGTCCGGACCGACCACCGCTGGGAGTCGGTCGCCTTCTCCGCGTCGTTCTCGTCGGCGCCCGTGGTGTTCTCGCAGTCCCAGACGGTCGCGGGCGGCCAGCCGGTCGTCACGCGCCACAGCGACGTGTCTGCGTCCGGACTCTCGGTGCGCCTCCAGGAGGCCGAGGCCCAGGGCCCTCACCGGGTCGAGGACGTCGGCTACCTCGCGGTCGAGCCCGGGTCGGGGACGCTCGACGGCCGCGCCTACGAGGCGGGGACCCGCTCGGGCGTCGGCGACGCCTGGACCACCATCGAGTTCGGCGACAGCTACGCGGACCCCGTCCTCCTGGTCGACGTGCAGACGTTCCGGGGGTCGAACACCTGCTCGGTCCGGTACCGGAATCTGACCGGTTCGTCGGTCGACGTGAAGGTTCAAGAGGAGCGCAGCGCCGACGCCGAGACCGCCCACCTGGGCGAGCGCGTGGGCTATCTCGTGGTCGAAGGCGTCGCGGAGCGGGAGGGGGATGACGGGGAAGCGGTCGACGAGGAGACGCCCCTCTCGGAACTCGACAGGAATCGCGTGGAGCGACTCGTCCACGAGTACATCAACGAGCGCCGGACGGACCACGGCCTGGGCACGCTCGACTTCGACACCGACCTCCGCGAGATCGCCCGGTACCACAGCAGGGACATGGCCGAGAACGACTACTTCAGTCACACCTCTCCGAGCGGGGAGTCGCGGTCGGACCGGTACGAGACGTTCGGCTACGACTGCCGGGCGTACATCACCGACACCCGGTACTACACCGGCGGCGAGAACATCGCCTACACCTACTACGACACGGACGTCAGGACCGACGACGGCACCATCCACCACGACAACGCCGACGAACTGGCCGCCGGCATCGTCAGCCAGTGGATGAACTCCGAGGGCCACCGCGAGAACATCCTGACCGCGGGCTGGAACAAGGAGGGTATCGGCCTCTACATCACGTCCGAGGGGAAGGTGTACGCCACGCAGAACTTCTGCTGA
- a CDS encoding DUF502 domain-containing protein: protein MRGRETPADAVRETGESLYDGLLDVVVTGIAIIVPLVVTVYVLAMIIEFIASALTPLVAVLEWTGLVAFVESLWLSQLLIELGVYGLLFDFVPELVAVALLIGTVVAVGTLAHVRYGERLVVALDSALASVPGVGTVYRSFRRVGDAMLGSDADNFEDVKIVEYPREGSYILGFETAASPEPIGEAVGEDGLVAMFLPFAPNPVMGGYLAHIPEDRVHDVDMTVEEGIRTIITSGIAAGDDGDVDVGNIPGVDHGGDAPAKAD from the coding sequence ATGAGAGGTCGGGAGACGCCCGCGGACGCGGTCCGGGAGACCGGCGAGTCGCTGTACGACGGCCTGCTCGACGTCGTGGTGACCGGAATCGCCATCATCGTCCCGCTCGTCGTCACCGTCTACGTGCTGGCGATGATCATCGAGTTCATCGCGAGCGCGCTCACGCCGCTGGTCGCGGTCCTCGAGTGGACTGGACTGGTCGCGTTCGTCGAGTCGCTGTGGCTCTCACAGCTGCTCATCGAACTCGGCGTCTACGGCCTCCTGTTCGACTTCGTGCCGGAACTCGTCGCGGTCGCGCTGCTGATCGGAACCGTCGTGGCGGTCGGGACGCTGGCCCACGTCAGGTACGGCGAGCGACTCGTCGTCGCGCTCGACTCGGCGCTGGCGTCGGTGCCGGGCGTCGGCACCGTCTACAGGAGCTTCCGGCGGGTCGGCGACGCGATGCTGGGCAGCGACGCCGATAACTTCGAGGACGTGAAGATCGTCGAGTACCCCCGCGAGGGGTCGTACATCCTGGGCTTCGAGACCGCGGCCTCCCCGGAGCCCATCGGCGAGGCGGTCGGCGAGGACGGCCTCGTGGCGATGTTCCTCCCGTTCGCGCCCAACCCGGTGATGGGCGGGTACCTCGCCCACATCCCCGAGGACCGGGTCCACGACGTCGACATGACCGTCGAGGAGGGCATCCGGACCATCATCACCAGCGGCATCGCCGCGGGCGACGACGGCGACGTCGACGTCGGCAACATCCCGGGCGTCGACCACGGGGGCGACGCGCCGGCGAAGGCCGACTGA
- a CDS encoding dipeptide epimerase: MSLSTDFERVSLELEDAFTIARGTQETVENVVVHVQDDDGTVGIGAAAPSAHYGETAATVEAVLPDLLSVVEGVGDPHQLDRIERRLRETVERNPAARCAVSIALHDLVCKRLDVPLYRYWGLDPDETVPTSYTIGIDTTGRIAEKTETAVERGYSTLKVKVGTDRDEEIVSTVRENAPDAAIRVDANEAWSPREAVRKIDRLAEYDPEFVEQPVPAGDPEGLAFVRDRSALPVAADESCVTLDDIPRIAGRADIANLKLMKCGGLREAERMIHAARAHGLEVMLGCMIESNAAIAAAAHLAPLLDYADLDGSLLLDADPYDGVPMPAGDVDLESLDRPGTGARHS, encoded by the coding sequence ATGAGCCTCTCGACCGACTTCGAGCGGGTGTCGCTCGAACTCGAGGACGCGTTCACCATCGCGCGCGGGACCCAGGAGACGGTCGAGAACGTGGTCGTCCACGTGCAGGACGACGACGGGACCGTGGGCATCGGCGCGGCCGCGCCCTCGGCCCACTACGGCGAGACCGCCGCCACCGTCGAGGCCGTCCTGCCGGACCTGCTCTCGGTCGTCGAGGGCGTCGGCGACCCCCACCAGCTCGACCGCATCGAGCGCCGACTGCGCGAGACCGTCGAGCGTAACCCCGCCGCCAGGTGCGCGGTCAGCATCGCGCTACACGACCTGGTCTGCAAGCGCCTCGACGTGCCCCTCTACCGGTACTGGGGGCTCGACCCCGACGAGACGGTCCCGACCTCCTACACCATCGGCATCGACACGACCGGGCGCATCGCCGAGAAGACCGAGACCGCGGTCGAGCGGGGCTACTCCACCCTGAAGGTCAAGGTCGGCACCGACCGCGACGAGGAGATCGTCTCGACGGTCCGCGAGAACGCGCCAGACGCGGCGATTCGAGTGGACGCCAACGAGGCGTGGTCGCCACGCGAGGCGGTCCGGAAGATCGACCGGCTCGCCGAGTACGACCCGGAGTTCGTCGAGCAGCCGGTGCCCGCGGGCGACCCGGAGGGTCTGGCGTTCGTCCGGGACCGCTCCGCCCTCCCGGTCGCGGCCGACGAGTCCTGTGTCACGCTCGACGATATCCCGCGCATCGCCGGCCGGGCCGACATCGCGAACCTGAAGCTGATGAAGTGCGGCGGCCTGCGCGAGGCCGAGCGGATGATCCACGCCGCCCGGGCCCACGGTCTGGAGGTGATGCTGGGCTGCATGATAGAGTCGAACGCCGCCATCGCGGCCGCGGCCCACCTCGCGCCGCTGCTCGACTACGCCGACCTCGACGGCTCGCTGCTGCTCGACGCGGACCCCTACGACGGCGTCCCGATGCCGGCGGGGGACGTCGACCTCGAATCGCTCGACCGGCCGGGGACCGGGGCGCGCCACTCGTAA